The Humulus lupulus chromosome 3, drHumLupu1.1, whole genome shotgun sequence genome window below encodes:
- the LOC133822898 gene encoding uncharacterized protein LOC133822898 isoform X2: protein MGSSSVLALPLPSFQFAPSQENPLTSKTKKTLLSLVSSRDSSLSYSSSSLLHKSLPLAASALILLSSNPEENQKKYAENDARFKSSPLLNKLLEKSKLNKEKNKLEIQDKYCLRGAEWGVGDCSAEGMTAEEKDNFISMLKQKTGVKQ, encoded by the exons ATGGGCTCCTCTTCAGTCTTGGCGCTCCCTCTTCCTTCCTTTCAGTTTGCACCCTCTCAAGAAAACCCACTCACTTCGAAGACTAAAAAAACACTACTCTCACTAGTTTCTTCTAGGGATTCTTCATTATCATATTCATCTTCCTCACTTCTCCACAAGTCTCTTCCTTTGGCTGCTTCAGCTCTCATTCTTCTCTCTTCAAATCCGG AAGAAAACCAGAAGAAATATGCTGAGAATGATGCAAGATTCAAATCATCTCCCCTGCTCAATAAGCTACTAGAGAAATCCAAGTTGAACAAAGAAAA GAATAAGCTAGAGATTCAAGACAAGTACTGTCTACGTGGAGCAGAATGGGGAGTTGGAGACTGCTCAGCTGAGGGAATGACAGCTGAGGAGAAGGACAACTTTATTTCGATGCTCAAGCAGAAGACTGGTGTTaaacaatga
- the LOC133822898 gene encoding uncharacterized protein LOC133822898 isoform X1 encodes MGSSSVLALPLPSFQFAPSQENPLTSKTKKTLLSLVSSRDSSLSYSSSSLLHKSLPLAASALILLSSNPAKAGFLSGSSGIESIPGPQLPQIEFLERFNEENQKKYAENDARFKSSPLLNKLLEKSKLNKEKNKLEIQDKYCLRGAEWGVGDCSAEGMTAEEKDNFISMLKQKTGVKQ; translated from the exons ATGGGCTCCTCTTCAGTCTTGGCGCTCCCTCTTCCTTCCTTTCAGTTTGCACCCTCTCAAGAAAACCCACTCACTTCGAAGACTAAAAAAACACTACTCTCACTAGTTTCTTCTAGGGATTCTTCATTATCATATTCATCTTCCTCACTTCTCCACAAGTCTCTTCCTTTGGCTGCTTCAGCTCTCATTCTTCTCTCTTCAAATCCGG CTAAAGCTGGGTTTCTATCTGGGTCCTCTGGGATAGAGTCTATTCCTGGTCCTCAGTTACCCCAAATTGAATTTCTTGAACGCTTCAATG AAGAAAACCAGAAGAAATATGCTGAGAATGATGCAAGATTCAAATCATCTCCCCTGCTCAATAAGCTACTAGAGAAATCCAAGTTGAACAAAGAAAA GAATAAGCTAGAGATTCAAGACAAGTACTGTCTACGTGGAGCAGAATGGGGAGTTGGAGACTGCTCAGCTGAGGGAATGACAGCTGAGGAGAAGGACAACTTTATTTCGATGCTCAAGCAGAAGACTGGTGTTaaacaatga